From Endozoicomonas sp. 8E, the proteins below share one genomic window:
- a CDS encoding penicillin-binding protein activator codes for MSQNLSKRTLITTLLISAVLTGCSLQPSKVAELPAPSRELTPEGAEQLLERAERSSFPESARLKIQAAGQLIDNQVDRAKTILDSLNYEELPETLKAEAAVARARIAEQAGQNREIFLWLDRAAVINSSNAKLLDQSHILKAQAYNRFGEYAAALDEWSMLSNISELDQQSKSRDAFWETLLNAPEERLISLDSQTSNKTMKGWLQLALVYRPGKSLSQQLADLSNWRTRWPGHPATAYLPKDISALQTASTQQPDKIALLLPVSGPLASAGRAIRDGFLAAYHQNLADDTLPEVSILDTHGKNVVELANKAKNEGAKLIIGPLDKTNVGLLKENTPDNLTVLALNNLEDSRGNPGQKNSFFEYGLSIEDEGKAAARRGILDGHRRVLILRPETSWGDRATNSFVSEWTKHGGEVAGVTQFNNKTEFSQLAGQALLVDESQKRARELSRVLREQLGFTPRRRHDIDMIYMPSNPKEARQLKPALSYQFAGKLPVYATSSAYSGRVDPGRDQDLNNLRIPVMTWYLPGQKSILESNIRATWSSSRGQYGSLYAMGADAFKLYPRLQQLASLPGSRLEGLTGQLSINSKHHVVRELSWQIFRDGRLRALPVSVQKKADVLAIKTSQ; via the coding sequence ATGAGCCAGAACCTTTCCAAACGCACTCTCATCACTACACTGCTGATCAGCGCAGTGCTCACAGGATGCTCATTACAGCCCAGCAAAGTTGCTGAACTGCCTGCACCCTCCCGCGAACTAACCCCGGAAGGAGCAGAACAGCTGCTGGAGCGAGCCGAACGCAGCTCATTTCCGGAGAGCGCCAGACTCAAAATTCAGGCCGCCGGGCAATTGATCGACAACCAGGTGGACAGGGCAAAAACCATTCTGGACAGTCTGAATTATGAAGAGCTACCTGAAACTCTTAAAGCAGAAGCAGCCGTGGCAAGAGCCCGCATTGCTGAGCAGGCAGGACAGAACCGGGAAATATTCCTCTGGCTGGATCGAGCTGCAGTCATCAACAGCAGTAACGCTAAGCTTCTGGATCAAAGCCATATCCTCAAAGCTCAAGCTTATAACCGCTTCGGGGAGTACGCTGCAGCCCTGGATGAATGGAGCATGCTGTCCAACATAAGTGAACTCGACCAACAATCCAAAAGCCGCGACGCCTTTTGGGAAACCCTGCTTAACGCACCTGAAGAACGCCTGATTAGCCTGGACAGTCAGACCAGCAACAAGACCATGAAAGGCTGGCTGCAACTCGCTCTGGTTTACCGCCCGGGCAAATCACTGAGCCAGCAACTGGCCGACTTGAGCAACTGGCGTACTCGCTGGCCAGGCCACCCTGCAACAGCCTACCTGCCAAAAGACATCAGTGCGCTTCAGACAGCCAGCACTCAGCAACCCGACAAAATTGCCCTTCTTCTTCCTGTCAGCGGCCCACTGGCCTCTGCAGGCAGAGCCATTCGCGACGGCTTTCTCGCTGCTTACCACCAGAACCTTGCTGATGATACCCTACCCGAAGTGAGCATACTGGACACTCACGGCAAGAACGTCGTCGAGCTGGCTAACAAAGCCAAAAATGAAGGCGCCAAACTGATCATCGGCCCTCTGGATAAAACTAACGTCGGCCTGTTAAAAGAAAATACGCCTGACAACCTTACGGTTCTTGCACTGAACAACCTCGAAGACAGCAGGGGCAACCCTGGACAAAAGAACAGCTTCTTCGAGTACGGTCTATCCATCGAAGATGAAGGCAAAGCTGCGGCCCGCCGCGGCATTCTGGATGGACACCGTCGTGTACTAATACTTCGCCCGGAAACTTCATGGGGTGACAGAGCCACCAACAGCTTTGTGTCCGAATGGACAAAACACGGTGGAGAGGTGGCCGGTGTTACTCAATTCAACAACAAAACCGAATTCAGCCAACTGGCTGGCCAGGCCCTGCTGGTTGACGAAAGTCAGAAACGTGCCAGAGAATTGAGCAGAGTTCTGAGAGAGCAACTGGGCTTTACTCCCCGCAGAAGACACGATATTGACATGATCTACATGCCTTCCAACCCCAAGGAAGCTCGCCAGCTCAAGCCTGCCCTCTCTTACCAGTTCGCTGGCAAGCTGCCTGTTTATGCCACTTCCAGCGCATACTCTGGTAGAGTTGACCCTGGCAGAGATCAGGATCTGAATAATCTCAGAATCCCTGTAATGACCTGGTACCTGCCTGGCCAGAAAAGCATTCTCGAGTCCAATATAAGAGCCACCTGGAGCAGCTCAAGAGGCCAGTATGGCAGTCTATACGCTATGGGAGCTGACGCTTTTAAGTTGTATCCTCGCCTGCAACAACTTGCCAGCCTGCCCGGCAGTCGTTTGGAAGGACTGACAGGCCAGCTTAGCATTAACAGCAAACATCATGTGGTGAGGGAACTTTCCTGGCAAATCTTCCGGGATGGTCGACTGAGAGCACTGCCTGTTTCGGTTCAAAAGAAAGCTGATGTTCTGGCAATTAAAACTTCTCAATAA
- a CDS encoding YraN family protein, with amino-acid sequence MFWQLKLLNKKGLSAENRALEYLEARGMKLLNRNYACKAGEIDLVMLEKETLVFVEVRFRSQSQFGSAAESITPRKQNKIRKAANHFLALHSKHQHRLCRFDALLLRNASIHDDVNSEKPIEWIKGIF; translated from the coding sequence ATGTTCTGGCAATTAAAACTTCTCAATAAAAAGGGGCTTTCCGCAGAAAACCGGGCTTTGGAATACCTCGAAGCCCGGGGCATGAAGCTGCTCAATAGAAACTATGCCTGCAAAGCAGGAGAGATAGATCTGGTCATGCTCGAAAAAGAAACACTGGTTTTTGTAGAAGTCCGATTTAGATCACAATCACAATTCGGTTCAGCTGCCGAGTCCATTACCCCCCGCAAGCAAAATAAAATCAGAAAAGCGGCCAACCACTTTCTCGCCCTGCACTCGAAGCATCAGCACAGACTTTGCCGCTTCGACGCTCTTTTGCTCAGAAATGCATCCATCCATGATGACGTAAACTCCGAAAAGCCTATAGAATGGATCAAAGGTATTTTTTAA
- the rsmI gene encoding 16S rRNA (cytidine(1402)-2'-O)-methyltransferase — protein sequence MSESTLFVVSTPIGNLDDMTPRAIEVLKQVSVIAAEDTRHSRKLLNHFGVETPMIPCHEHNERHQAEVLLARLQKGDSVALISDAGTPLISDPGFVLVRMVREQGIKVVPVPGACALVAALSVSGLPTDRFYFEGFLPAKSSGRKKRLEALGSMTNTWAVYESTHRILDSLADFREVLGGDRYIVLARELTKTFETVLAGKVEVLEKILQEDSNQCRGEFVVLVEGAEEQKQEAVDSETVKLLQRLLQELPAKKAAAVIADVSGYRKKQLYELSLAMK from the coding sequence ATGTCTGAAAGTACACTTTTTGTTGTTTCGACCCCCATTGGTAATCTCGATGATATGACACCAAGAGCCATTGAGGTGCTCAAGCAGGTGTCAGTGATTGCGGCGGAAGATACCCGACACAGTCGCAAGTTACTTAATCACTTCGGGGTCGAGACCCCCATGATTCCCTGTCACGAGCATAATGAAAGACATCAGGCAGAGGTGTTGCTGGCTCGATTGCAGAAAGGTGATTCTGTGGCATTAATCAGTGATGCCGGAACGCCCCTGATTTCAGACCCGGGTTTTGTATTGGTGCGAATGGTCAGGGAGCAGGGTATTAAAGTGGTGCCTGTGCCGGGTGCCTGTGCGCTTGTGGCGGCGCTCTCGGTCAGTGGTTTGCCAACAGACAGGTTCTATTTTGAAGGCTTTCTGCCGGCCAAATCCTCTGGCAGGAAGAAAAGGCTCGAAGCGCTGGGCTCGATGACAAATACCTGGGCTGTGTATGAATCCACACACCGAATTCTGGATAGCCTTGCGGACTTTCGGGAAGTGTTGGGAGGAGATCGATACATTGTGTTGGCCAGGGAGTTGACCAAAACATTTGAGACTGTGCTGGCAGGCAAGGTAGAAGTGTTGGAGAAAATACTGCAGGAAGACTCCAATCAGTGTCGCGGCGAGTTTGTGGTTTTGGTGGAGGGGGCTGAGGAGCAGAAGCAAGAGGCTGTTGATTCTGAAACCGTTAAATTACTGCAACGGTTGCTGCAGGAATTACCCGCTAAAAAAGCTGCTGCTGTGATTGCTGATGTTTCCGGGTATCGCAAGAAGCAGCTTTATGAGCTGTCACTCGCAATGAAATAA
- the rsmH gene encoding 16S rRNA (cytosine(1402)-N(4))-methyltransferase RsmH — translation MTLQEQSDQHITVLLEEAVDALVTDPDGLYVDGTFGRGGHSRAVLEKLSDRGRLVGIDKDPRAIAAARELAEIDSRFSIYHGSFADLEEALDGQKVEGVLLDLGVSSPQLDNAERGFSFMQDGPLDMRMNTSQGESAADWINRAQEQEISRVIWELGEDRFSRRIARAIVRERELEPITTTKRLAGIIASASPSREKKHPATRAFQAIRIHINRELDDLVDCLNAALEELKPGGRLVVISFHSLEDRIAKRFIRKQAKGDELPRWMPVTEDQLNKRMRPVGKAIKPGEQEVKANPRARSAVMRIAEKLI, via the coding sequence ATGACATTGCAAGAGCAATCAGATCAGCATATCACCGTGCTGTTAGAGGAAGCGGTTGATGCTTTGGTTACAGATCCTGACGGGCTCTATGTCGACGGGACATTTGGCCGTGGCGGTCACAGTCGTGCAGTCCTGGAGAAGCTGTCTGACAGAGGCAGGCTGGTAGGCATCGACAAGGACCCCAGAGCGATCGCTGCAGCCCGGGAACTGGCTGAAATTGATAGCCGTTTTTCCATTTATCATGGCTCTTTTGCTGATTTGGAAGAGGCCCTTGATGGTCAGAAAGTAGAAGGTGTTCTGCTTGATCTGGGGGTTTCTTCGCCGCAGTTAGACAACGCCGAGCGAGGTTTCAGCTTTATGCAGGATGGTCCGTTGGATATGCGGATGAACACCTCGCAGGGAGAAAGTGCGGCTGACTGGATTAATCGTGCGCAAGAGCAGGAAATCAGTAGGGTAATCTGGGAACTTGGCGAAGATCGTTTTTCGCGCAGAATTGCCCGGGCCATCGTCAGGGAAAGGGAGTTAGAGCCTATCACGACCACGAAACGCCTGGCTGGAATTATTGCCTCTGCCAGCCCTTCCAGAGAGAAGAAGCACCCAGCTACCCGTGCGTTTCAGGCCATCCGCATCCATATCAATCGAGAACTGGATGATCTGGTGGATTGTCTGAATGCGGCATTGGAAGAACTCAAACCAGGTGGGCGTCTGGTGGTTATCAGTTTCCACTCACTGGAAGACAGGATTGCCAAAAGGTTTATCAGAAAACAGGCCAAAGGCGATGAACTGCCGCGCTGGATGCCGGTAACGGAAGATCAGCTTAATAAACGAATGCGGCCCGTCGGTAAAGCGATCAAGCCCGGCGAGCAGGAGGTTAAAGCTAATCCAAGAGCGAGGAGTGCCGTCATGCGAATTGCTGAGAAGCTGATCTGA
- the ftsL gene encoding cell division protein FtsL, which yields MDRKPLQALFRKSNLVSAILLAGVLVSGVAVSFVKHENRLLHNELQQAFEQRNKAQVEWGKLLLEHSSLTSPGRVERIARDELNMEVPDAGSIKMVMP from the coding sequence ATGGATAGAAAACCGTTGCAGGCGTTGTTTCGGAAATCTAATTTAGTCAGCGCAATATTGCTGGCCGGTGTTCTGGTGTCAGGGGTGGCTGTGAGCTTCGTCAAGCATGAAAACAGGCTGCTTCATAATGAACTCCAGCAGGCGTTTGAGCAGAGAAACAAGGCCCAGGTTGAATGGGGGAAGTTGCTTTTGGAGCACAGCTCCCTGACCAGTCCGGGGCGAGTGGAGAGAATTGCAAGGGATGAGTTGAACATGGAAGTGCCTGACGCTGGAAGTATCAAAATGGTGATGCCGTGA
- the mraZ gene encoding division/cell wall cluster transcriptional repressor MraZ, with amino-acid sequence MFRGVNAINLDAKGRLAIPTRYRQVLKDRCEGSLVATIDTDEPCLLIYPQDEWEAIQAKIEALPSFHPMTRRIQRLLIGHATDIDMDGSGRVLVPPLLRDYAGMDKRCILLGQGKKFELWDEACWNQRRDDYLQETSGSAEVPAELQSLSL; translated from the coding sequence TTGTTTCGTGGGGTTAATGCCATCAACCTTGATGCCAAAGGGCGTCTTGCGATACCTACCCGTTATCGGCAGGTGTTGAAAGATCGTTGTGAAGGCAGTCTGGTGGCGACCATTGATACCGATGAGCCCTGTCTGTTGATTTATCCACAGGATGAGTGGGAGGCTATTCAGGCAAAGATTGAAGCCCTGCCCAGTTTTCATCCGATGACACGCCGAATACAAAGACTTCTTATCGGACACGCTACCGACATTGATATGGATGGCAGTGGACGAGTTTTAGTACCTCCCTTGCTCAGGGATTATGCAGGTATGGATAAGCGCTGCATTCTGCTGGGGCAGGGCAAAAAATTTGAACTGTGGGATGAAGCCTGCTGGAACCAGCGACGAGATGATTATCTTCAGGAAACCAGTGGGTCCGCTGAAGTGCCGGCTGAGCTCCAGTCTTTGTCCCTCTGA
- a CDS encoding UDP-N-acetylmuramoyl-tripeptide--D-alanyl-D-alanine ligase, with the protein MIRPFTLSELAAVLRGTLLAGNSGHDAAITGISIDTRTLEQGNLFVAIKGPRFDGHAYAGQAEAAGASAVVVQMPVEGLGIPQIQVQDTDKALGRLGQFNRECFHEPVVAVTGTCGKTSVKEMLASVFEQAGKVLATRGNLNNAYGVPLTLFRLEEDQDYAVIELGTSSPGEIDYITRLTEPDVSIITNASENHLKDLLTLEGVIHEKGFILDGLKKSGTAVLNLDDPSFQLWKERALKQPDRKVLSFSLNKREADVFASEVSSTTEGMSFRLHVVQEGVEKQSTVNLSFWGKHQVQNACCVAAAASAVGLGLDIIARGLENARPYQQRGTRYPLSKGLLVIDESYNASPIATLAAIDQLADCEGKTIMVLGDMLDLGEVSEARHVDVGKYAATRHIDCFAAYGEATVASVDAFSREPGDGQRGMKAKHLNDKEALSNWVRCRIQAFREQQADCPITVLVKGSNGMKMLDVVRSLVGSEFKGERC; encoded by the coding sequence ATGATTCGTCCGTTTACCCTTTCTGAACTGGCCGCTGTGCTCCGGGGTACTTTGCTGGCGGGCAATTCTGGTCATGATGCCGCCATAACCGGTATAAGCATTGATACCAGAACCCTCGAGCAAGGTAATCTTTTTGTGGCCATCAAGGGGCCCCGGTTTGATGGTCATGCCTATGCGGGGCAGGCTGAGGCTGCAGGCGCTTCGGCGGTTGTGGTTCAGATGCCCGTTGAAGGTCTCGGAATTCCCCAGATTCAGGTTCAGGACACTGATAAAGCACTTGGGCGACTGGGGCAGTTTAACCGTGAGTGCTTCCATGAGCCTGTGGTGGCAGTGACCGGGACCTGCGGCAAAACATCTGTCAAAGAGATGCTGGCCTCTGTCTTTGAGCAGGCCGGTAAGGTTCTGGCCACCCGGGGGAATCTGAATAACGCTTATGGTGTGCCTCTGACTCTGTTCAGGCTGGAAGAAGATCAAGATTATGCAGTGATTGAGTTAGGAACCAGTTCTCCGGGTGAGATTGATTATATTACTCGCCTGACTGAACCGGATGTTTCCATCATTACCAATGCCTCAGAGAATCATCTTAAGGATTTGTTAACGCTTGAAGGCGTTATTCATGAGAAGGGCTTTATTCTCGACGGTCTCAAAAAAAGCGGTACTGCAGTACTTAACTTGGATGACCCCAGCTTTCAACTCTGGAAAGAGAGAGCTTTGAAACAGCCTGATCGAAAAGTGTTGTCCTTCAGTCTGAATAAACGGGAAGCCGATGTGTTTGCCTCTGAGGTATCTTCAACGACTGAAGGTATGAGCTTCAGGTTGCATGTTGTTCAGGAAGGGGTTGAAAAACAGTCGACCGTCAATTTGTCTTTCTGGGGAAAACATCAGGTTCAGAATGCCTGTTGTGTGGCCGCAGCGGCATCTGCCGTCGGACTCGGGCTGGACATTATTGCCAGAGGACTGGAAAATGCCCGGCCTTATCAACAAAGAGGAACCCGTTACCCCCTGTCGAAGGGTCTTCTGGTCATCGACGAAAGCTATAACGCCAGTCCCATTGCCACTCTTGCTGCCATTGATCAGTTGGCAGACTGCGAGGGTAAAACCATCATGGTACTGGGGGATATGCTGGATCTTGGTGAGGTGAGTGAAGCCCGGCATGTTGATGTAGGTAAGTATGCTGCTACCCGGCATATTGATTGTTTTGCTGCCTATGGTGAGGCGACCGTTGCCTCTGTTGATGCATTCAGTCGTGAACCTGGCGATGGTCAACGAGGCATGAAAGCAAAACATTTAAATGATAAAGAGGCTCTCTCGAACTGGGTAAGATGTCGGATACAGGCGTTCAGAGAGCAACAGGCGGATTGTCCCATCACGGTTCTCGTCAAGGGATCGAATGGAATGAAAATGTTGGATGTAGTCAGATCCCTGGTGGGATCAGAATTTAAGGGAGAGCGCTGCTAA
- a CDS encoding peptidoglycan D,D-transpeptidase FtsI family protein, translated as MKTAARAASASRKEHAGEERAIPYRWRVKLLQLLFIMAGLVIGYRLVDLQVLNRHFLQSEGDKRSVRHESIPAHRGVIFDRNGKILAVSAPVMTVWADPQDLIKAPEHWQKLAFALKVDESWLAKKVTSNAAKEFIYLKRQMTPEQSEKVEALKVPGVHILDEQRRYYPMGEVTSHLVGITGIDDKGQEGVELGYDHWLTGSEGTRRLLKDRRGRLAREAELVKSAQPGKELMLSIDSRLQYMAYRELKSAVEKAKATAGSLVMMDVQTGEILAMVNQPSYNPNNRTGLQPYRMRNRVMTDLVEPGSTLKPFTVAAAMETGMYDRYTRIKTGVGYMRVGQNAVKDVRGFGTIDVETVLKKSSNIGVTKMALDIGVDKVVDLLRRVGIGQSPGTGFPGERAGFLPYKDRWSDIEVATLSFGYGLTVTPLQLAQAYSVLGSGGLLRPASLIRRDVAPDGVRVMNEDVAHDVMEMLGKVMGKGGTGWRGAVKSYNVGGKTGTVKKVGGSGYLEDRYVGLFAGVAPVENPRIATVVIIDDPAGQDYYGGVIAGPVFSRVNGQALRMLGVRPSEEKVLTAERPGLKQTGVIKLKQDGT; from the coding sequence GTGAAAACTGCAGCAAGAGCGGCCAGTGCCAGCAGAAAAGAACACGCTGGCGAGGAAAGGGCTATTCCTTATCGCTGGCGAGTCAAGCTTCTGCAGCTGTTGTTTATAATGGCTGGCCTGGTGATTGGTTACCGCCTCGTAGATCTTCAGGTTTTAAATCGTCATTTTCTTCAGAGCGAAGGTGATAAACGATCTGTTCGCCATGAGTCCATACCCGCTCACCGGGGCGTCATATTTGATCGAAACGGTAAGATTTTGGCGGTAAGTGCCCCTGTGATGACTGTATGGGCTGACCCCCAGGACTTGATCAAGGCACCAGAGCACTGGCAGAAGCTGGCATTTGCCCTGAAGGTTGATGAAAGCTGGCTGGCAAAAAAGGTAACAAGCAACGCAGCAAAGGAATTTATCTATCTTAAACGTCAGATGACACCGGAGCAGAGTGAGAAAGTCGAAGCTCTGAAAGTGCCGGGCGTGCACATTCTTGATGAACAGCGACGTTACTACCCTATGGGTGAAGTGACGTCGCATCTGGTGGGTATTACCGGTATTGATGACAAAGGTCAGGAAGGGGTGGAGCTGGGATATGATCATTGGTTAACCGGCTCCGAGGGAACCCGCAGGCTGCTGAAAGATCGCCGGGGTCGTCTTGCCAGAGAGGCCGAACTCGTGAAAAGCGCCCAACCCGGTAAGGAATTGATGCTCAGTATTGATTCCAGGCTCCAGTATATGGCTTATCGTGAGCTGAAAAGTGCTGTAGAAAAGGCCAAAGCCACAGCGGGCTCGCTGGTGATGATGGATGTCCAGACCGGAGAGATTCTGGCTATGGTCAATCAGCCGTCCTACAACCCGAATAATCGTACCGGGCTTCAGCCTTACCGAATGAGAAACCGGGTGATGACTGATCTGGTGGAGCCAGGCTCTACCCTCAAGCCTTTTACTGTGGCGGCAGCTATGGAGACGGGCATGTATGATCGCTATACCCGGATTAAAACTGGCGTTGGCTATATGCGTGTTGGACAAAATGCGGTTAAGGATGTCAGGGGGTTTGGAACCATTGATGTCGAAACTGTTTTGAAGAAGTCCAGCAATATTGGTGTCACCAAGATGGCATTGGATATCGGTGTCGATAAGGTTGTAGATCTGCTGCGCCGTGTCGGTATCGGGCAGAGCCCGGGAACGGGCTTTCCCGGAGAGAGGGCTGGGTTTCTCCCTTATAAGGATCGCTGGAGCGACATTGAAGTGGCTACCCTGTCCTTTGGTTATGGCTTGACAGTCACGCCATTACAGCTCGCACAAGCTTATTCTGTACTGGGGTCTGGTGGTTTACTGAGGCCAGCATCACTGATCAGGCGTGATGTAGCACCTGATGGTGTTCGGGTTATGAATGAAGATGTGGCTCATGATGTCATGGAAATGCTTGGCAAAGTGATGGGTAAAGGAGGAACTGGCTGGCGCGGTGCCGTCAAGTCCTACAATGTGGGTGGCAAAACGGGAACGGTTAAAAAAGTGGGTGGCAGTGGCTACCTTGAAGATCGTTACGTGGGTCTCTTTGCCGGTGTGGCTCCGGTGGAAAATCCTCGCATTGCCACTGTTGTCATTATTGATGACCCGGCTGGTCAAGATTACTACGGTGGCGTCATAGCCGGTCCGGTGTTTTCCAGGGTCAATGGTCAGGCTTTGCGGATGCTGGGTGTCAGACCCAGTGAAGAAAAGGTACTGACAGCTGAAAGACCCGGTCTGAAGCAGACTGGAGTTATAAAACTGAAGCAGGATGGAACATGA
- a CDS encoding phosphoheptose isomerase — MHERITQHFSDSIDAKIRAADSLPPLIAQASELMVQTLLNEGKILTCGNGGSAGDAQHFVSELLNRYERERPALPAMSLCADSLTLSSIANDTSFHEVFSKQIRALGQQGDILLAISTSGNCPNIVQAIQAAHDRDIQVIALTGKSGGDMARLLHPEDIEIRVPDNSSPRIREVHKLVVHCLCDLIDEFLFSGE, encoded by the coding sequence ATGCATGAGCGCATCACACAACATTTTTCAGACAGCATTGACGCCAAAATTCGTGCTGCTGACAGTTTGCCTCCCCTGATCGCCCAGGCATCCGAGCTTATGGTACAGACTCTGCTGAACGAAGGAAAAATCCTGACCTGTGGAAATGGCGGCTCCGCAGGAGATGCCCAGCATTTTGTTTCCGAGCTGCTCAATCGTTATGAGCGAGAAAGACCTGCATTACCAGCCATGTCTCTATGCGCCGACAGCCTGACATTAAGCTCAATTGCTAATGACACCAGCTTTCACGAAGTTTTCTCAAAACAAATCAGGGCACTAGGGCAACAAGGCGACATTCTTTTAGCGATCTCGACATCGGGCAATTGCCCCAATATCGTTCAAGCTATTCAGGCCGCTCATGATCGGGATATCCAGGTCATTGCCCTGACGGGTAAAAGCGGTGGCGATATGGCGAGATTACTGCATCCGGAAGACATCGAAATCCGGGTTCCGGATAATAGCTCTCCACGTATTCGGGAAGTTCATAAACTGGTCGTTCATTGTCTATGCGACCTGATCGATGAGTTCCTGTTTTCCGGAGAGTAA
- a CDS encoding UDP-N-acetylmuramoyl-L-alanyl-D-glutamate--2,6-diaminopimelate ligase: protein MTSCQMTSLNEVLAELNQPPLDEDKTLTGLALDSRRLIGGELFLAVPGLSSDGRAFIGAALEAGASAVLADSSGESSSETEFLAGKPVIFIENLKTHISFLADRFYRQPSTKLKLIGVTGTNGKTSTCWYAAQLLSLLGEPCALMGTLGKGLPTELEPCLNTTSDPVSTQSFIAELVARDVSSMAMEVSSHGLHQGRADQLAFEVGVFTNVSRDHLDYHKTMDAYAKAKALLFANGRTKKAVINRDDDYSELMLSSCSGDTEVFTFSMTSEEADIKARNILLNAGGVQADLDTPWGKGQLRTSQLGRFSLENLLAVIGAVCCQGYSLERVLEKVPQLTTVPGRMQRLGGDQKPLVVVDYAHTPDALVSVLKALREHGASKLICVFGCGGDRDRGKRPLMARAAMEGADEVVVTSDNPRSEDPEEIIRDTLAGVDLAGRPVTSVINRADAIRQAVCKAAVGDIVLIAGKGHEDYQESRGVRHHFDDIEEARKALNLWQSSSSSITERVV from the coding sequence ATGACCTCGTGTCAAATGACGTCTTTAAATGAAGTGCTGGCGGAGCTGAATCAACCTCCACTGGATGAAGACAAGACCCTCACAGGACTGGCCCTCGACAGCCGCAGGCTGATCGGGGGTGAGCTGTTTCTGGCTGTGCCGGGGCTGAGTTCAGATGGCCGGGCGTTTATTGGTGCGGCTCTGGAGGCGGGCGCGTCTGCAGTGCTGGCTGATTCAAGTGGGGAGTCATCTTCTGAAACTGAATTTCTGGCCGGTAAACCGGTTATTTTTATCGAAAACTTAAAAACACACATTAGCTTTCTTGCCGATCGATTCTATCGACAACCGTCGACAAAGCTGAAACTGATTGGGGTGACAGGAACCAATGGCAAAACCTCAACCTGTTGGTATGCAGCACAGCTACTTTCTCTTCTGGGTGAGCCTTGTGCGTTGATGGGAACCCTGGGTAAAGGTCTTCCAACTGAGCTGGAACCCTGTCTGAATACCACTTCAGACCCTGTATCGACACAGAGCTTTATAGCTGAGCTGGTGGCCAGAGATGTGTCTTCCATGGCCATGGAGGTTTCTTCTCATGGGCTTCATCAGGGGCGCGCAGATCAATTAGCGTTTGAAGTAGGCGTTTTTACAAATGTCAGTCGTGATCATCTTGATTATCACAAAACGATGGACGCTTATGCAAAAGCCAAGGCTCTGCTTTTTGCCAACGGCCGTACCAAAAAAGCGGTGATTAATCGGGATGATGACTATAGCGAACTGATGCTGTCCAGTTGTTCCGGTGATACTGAAGTTTTTACTTTCTCTATGACCTCTGAAGAGGCAGATATTAAGGCTCGAAACATTCTCCTGAATGCCGGTGGAGTCCAGGCTGACCTTGATACGCCCTGGGGTAAAGGTCAGTTGAGGACGTCTCAGCTGGGTCGTTTTAGCCTCGAAAATCTTTTGGCCGTTATCGGGGCTGTATGTTGTCAGGGCTATTCGCTGGAGCGAGTGCTTGAAAAGGTGCCGCAACTGACCACTGTACCGGGAAGAATGCAAAGGTTGGGCGGTGATCAGAAACCGTTGGTAGTGGTGGACTATGCTCATACTCCGGATGCCCTTGTGAGTGTTCTCAAAGCATTGAGAGAGCATGGCGCTTCAAAATTAATCTGTGTTTTTGGTTGCGGTGGTGATCGCGACCGCGGTAAGAGGCCTCTCATGGCCCGTGCCGCTATGGAGGGTGCAGATGAAGTGGTTGTGACCAGTGATAATCCCAGAAGTGAAGATCCTGAGGAAATAATCAGAGATACGCTGGCAGGAGTTGACCTGGCAGGTAGGCCAGTGACATCAGTCATCAATCGTGCAGATGCTATTCGGCAGGCTGTCTGTAAAGCCGCCGTCGGGGACATAGTTCTTATCGCAGGCAAGGGGCATGAGGATTATCAGGAGTCCAGGGGCGTCAGGCATCATTTTGATGACATTGAAGAAGCCAGAAAAGCCCTGAATCTCTGGCAGTCATCATCGAGTTCGATTACTGAGAGGGTAGTATGA